One window from the genome of Silvimonas iriomotensis encodes:
- a CDS encoding AAA family ATPase: MLRSFVSLATLRSDHLTVKRGLAEAGEPILVVTPTAINPAPDIYARFENEMALEPMLEREWSVLPLRHARHDNASALLLRDPGGDLLASIQVASLGLTQRLVLALSVIEAIRRMHLKGIVHAGLSLQTFFVSVDLRAAWITDFGVASRIRFMQGERGSAANPRFLVPEQMPGSGRYMDHAADIYAFGEILQHLMGHTEPAPALVEPYGFALELLAEITARLLHTDHHARYPSASAIQADLYRVLAALKGLDNEPATQTIAQTGIRDRSALAFRPPRVYGRKREFSRLFEHMARVAETGDSAAVLISGAAGSGKSTLIEALRADGKSTSWRFASGKFDQQKLDSPYQALLEATGSLISRLQTSGESPELLQIEAQQAVGGLGRLITDAIPEAAWLLGQPAPAPEVSTERVKARWHDTLARFIGVFARPANPLLLFIDDLQWADTATLEFMAETMTHRPIKWLFLAGATRDTENLLETGWPARVRAASHDAADIEVLALSPLSREAIGNLLNDFLGTGQDEVTQLVDFVHTKAAGNPLFAIQLVRKIVDERIVTKNYVSQRWEWVPAQLLAALETTDLPSLVRFRVNALPLPSQGVIALFACMGNVATNKRLGLVTKLDEAVLYEQLLPALRAGLILNRGEEYFFVHDRIREVMYAMLDAEVRAQCHLRIAETIKLDRPVVARQFELATHLNKAAVLLDSESLRLDAAQENFEAAQLAKVTGALDAAVFYLDSAQQLLGPIDPDIAHPLRTRILVEAARCELARGNLQACQNVLGILEKPDLSKERTIEKTLIAVTLNVMQSNNVEAAQIALACLRQYCGVDLSQYPDEAEIHAAFDAVFSKLGNREIESLVSLPDLNDVDATQTMSLLSSLLLPSFYTSLGLFLLHIAKMAELALDRGINATAAYSFSALGVAIGELLGRYEDGYRFGVLAKELVFSRGYDAVKARTLVSLQMASLWTQPLDVALKVIKMARDAADESGEIDISCTTRSLLVTNMLAIGSPLDEVRQAALSGQLFVVRAGFGDLADMLAIQLAFIDALADPEAGTQTLDNAVFAEAGFEQKLTSNANASLVCMYWVMKGRLRCMAGQFDEAEAAFLEAEKVAWSLPGFFQMCDYHFFGGLTAAALLRDKKSPHVTRRAERLQVAIERLSRWAYSCESTFSGKHELLLAEAARAEGNQLEALARYDAAIRASSIYGLAHDEGLVLERAAGYCQEHGLTGISRGWLQQAHQAWSRWGAMAKAAELERQNVHLLSRTDLAGQAGPRLRDKDIQFLAETTRAMSSEIVVEQLIEKLLAATLTYTGASFGLFVRRNTQPEVLASLVRDLSSETGFRTTASATPSTPFWHGMLMEQHPVVFDGTEVKLRFPDEEYFRTHGASFIVCIPLIKQGRSLGVLYLEQHEPAKLPTPGKLAVLEMIAAQAAVSMEVARLYADASEENHQRKRIELTLRENETVLAQTQRVGGTAHWIWHVTSGQVDCSPELAHMLRIEQAEAVGTIPLEVILERLHHDDRSAVIQNLNDAALHQRGFRIQFRSLGREDVRYFQAIGEPQLAGPDTLRFIGTTIDITERELREQALQLARSQLSQATRVYTLGQLAASITHEVNQPLAAIIANGLAGLRWLQRDTPDFGEVVSALQRVVQEGERANQVIGRTRGLIKGSQPQRSSIHLGELLQETLALMRREVQTHSISIQLSLEENIPATLIDQVQIQQVLINLLANAIDVLSTVHDRRRIISVFLSFIAGDGILLQITDNGPGVAPVNRERIFTPFYSTKSEGLGIGLSMCRTIVEAHGGTIVLDEQTEGATFSVRLPLTAETSA; encoded by the coding sequence ATGCTCCGCTCATTCGTTAGTCTTGCCACCCTACGAAGTGACCACCTCACGGTTAAGCGAGGTCTTGCAGAAGCGGGCGAGCCGATTCTCGTCGTCACCCCGACAGCCATCAATCCTGCCCCGGATATCTACGCGCGTTTCGAAAATGAAATGGCGCTCGAACCCATGCTTGAGCGGGAATGGTCGGTGCTCCCCCTGCGCCACGCGCGCCACGACAATGCGTCTGCATTGCTACTGCGTGATCCAGGGGGTGACCTGCTTGCCAGCATTCAGGTCGCATCGCTTGGGTTGACACAACGGCTTGTACTTGCACTCAGCGTGATTGAAGCGATCCGGCGTATGCACCTCAAAGGCATTGTGCATGCGGGTTTGAGCCTTCAAACCTTCTTTGTCAGCGTGGATTTGCGTGCGGCATGGATTACAGATTTCGGTGTCGCGTCCCGGATCCGTTTCATGCAAGGAGAGCGTGGTTCAGCGGCAAATCCGCGGTTTCTGGTTCCGGAACAAATGCCGGGATCTGGCCGGTATATGGATCACGCTGCTGATATTTACGCATTTGGCGAGATACTGCAGCATCTGATGGGGCATACTGAGCCTGCTCCAGCCCTTGTTGAGCCTTATGGATTTGCGCTGGAATTGCTGGCCGAAATCACCGCGCGTCTGCTGCACACGGATCACCACGCCCGTTATCCGTCTGCATCTGCAATTCAGGCCGACCTCTACCGTGTTCTGGCCGCGCTGAAGGGGCTCGATAATGAGCCCGCCACGCAAACCATCGCGCAAACTGGCATTCGTGACAGGTCTGCCCTGGCCTTTCGGCCACCTCGTGTTTACGGACGAAAACGAGAGTTCTCACGCTTATTCGAGCACATGGCGCGGGTCGCGGAAACGGGCGATTCCGCAGCAGTGCTGATCAGTGGTGCTGCCGGTTCAGGCAAGTCGACGTTGATCGAAGCGCTGCGTGCAGACGGAAAAAGCACCTCCTGGCGATTTGCCAGCGGCAAGTTTGATCAGCAAAAACTGGATTCACCTTATCAAGCGTTGCTGGAGGCAACAGGTAGCCTGATCTCACGACTGCAGACGTCGGGCGAGAGTCCGGAGCTTCTGCAAATAGAAGCACAGCAGGCCGTCGGAGGGCTTGGAAGGTTAATTACAGATGCGATCCCCGAGGCGGCCTGGCTGCTGGGTCAACCCGCCCCGGCGCCGGAGGTCAGCACAGAACGGGTGAAGGCACGCTGGCATGACACGCTGGCCCGATTCATTGGCGTGTTTGCGCGGCCGGCCAATCCGTTGCTGCTGTTTATCGATGATTTGCAATGGGCAGATACTGCCACGCTGGAGTTCATGGCCGAGACAATGACGCATCGGCCGATCAAGTGGCTGTTTTTGGCCGGAGCAACACGGGACACGGAGAATCTGCTTGAGACCGGTTGGCCTGCAAGGGTACGGGCAGCCAGTCATGATGCCGCTGATATTGAGGTCCTTGCACTGTCGCCATTGTCGCGAGAAGCAATCGGCAACCTGCTGAATGACTTTCTGGGAACGGGTCAGGATGAGGTGACACAACTTGTCGACTTTGTTCACACCAAGGCAGCAGGCAATCCACTTTTCGCCATTCAGCTTGTCCGCAAAATAGTGGATGAGCGCATTGTCACAAAAAACTACGTCAGCCAGCGTTGGGAATGGGTACCGGCGCAATTGTTAGCCGCACTCGAGACCACTGATCTCCCATCCCTGGTTCGTTTCCGGGTGAATGCTCTGCCTTTGCCATCACAGGGTGTCATCGCTTTGTTTGCCTGTATGGGCAATGTCGCGACAAACAAGCGTCTTGGTCTGGTCACAAAACTGGATGAGGCCGTTCTTTACGAGCAGTTGTTACCCGCGTTGCGGGCAGGGCTGATCCTGAACCGGGGCGAAGAATATTTCTTTGTGCACGACCGGATCCGTGAAGTCATGTACGCCATGCTGGATGCCGAAGTACGGGCGCAATGTCATCTGCGAATTGCAGAAACCATCAAGCTCGATAGGCCGGTCGTTGCCCGGCAATTTGAATTGGCCACCCATTTGAACAAGGCGGCGGTGTTGCTTGACTCTGAGTCCCTGCGTCTTGACGCAGCACAAGAGAATTTTGAGGCAGCACAACTGGCCAAAGTCACCGGCGCGCTCGATGCTGCCGTGTTTTATCTGGATAGCGCGCAACAGCTGCTTGGGCCAATCGATCCGGATATCGCCCATCCATTGCGCACCCGGATACTGGTAGAAGCCGCGCGTTGTGAACTGGCTCGTGGCAACCTCCAGGCTTGCCAGAATGTGCTGGGCATCCTGGAGAAGCCGGATCTTTCGAAAGAACGGACCATCGAAAAAACGCTGATTGCTGTCACCCTGAACGTGATGCAGTCAAACAATGTCGAAGCCGCGCAAATCGCGCTGGCCTGCTTGCGCCAATACTGCGGCGTCGATCTGTCTCAGTACCCGGATGAAGCGGAAATTCATGCAGCATTCGATGCGGTATTTTCCAAATTGGGCAACCGTGAAATCGAGTCTCTGGTTTCATTGCCTGACTTGAATGACGTCGACGCCACGCAAACAATGAGTTTGCTGTCCAGCCTGCTGCTGCCCAGCTTTTACACCAGCCTGGGGCTTTTCCTGCTGCATATCGCCAAAATGGCTGAGCTGGCACTTGATCGCGGCATCAATGCCACGGCAGCCTATTCCTTTAGTGCATTGGGCGTTGCAATAGGCGAACTGCTCGGCCGCTACGAAGATGGCTATCGCTTCGGCGTACTCGCCAAGGAGCTGGTGTTCTCCCGGGGCTACGATGCAGTTAAAGCCAGAACGCTTGTCAGCCTGCAGATGGCCAGCCTGTGGACACAGCCGCTCGATGTGGCGCTTAAAGTGATCAAAATGGCGCGTGATGCGGCCGATGAGTCCGGGGAAATTGATATTTCCTGTACAACGCGCAGTTTGCTCGTGACCAATATGCTGGCTATTGGCTCACCGCTGGACGAAGTACGGCAAGCTGCACTCTCTGGACAGCTTTTTGTAGTACGTGCCGGCTTTGGTGATTTGGCAGACATGCTGGCCATTCAGCTGGCGTTTATTGATGCACTGGCGGACCCGGAGGCCGGCACGCAAACACTGGATAATGCCGTGTTCGCAGAAGCGGGATTCGAACAAAAACTGACCAGCAACGCCAACGCCAGCCTGGTTTGCATGTATTGGGTGATGAAGGGCCGGTTGCGCTGTATGGCCGGGCAGTTTGATGAAGCAGAGGCCGCCTTTCTGGAGGCGGAGAAAGTAGCCTGGTCACTGCCCGGGTTCTTTCAGATGTGCGACTACCATTTCTTTGGGGGATTGACCGCAGCCGCTTTGCTGCGAGATAAAAAAAGTCCCCATGTCACCCGCCGGGCCGAACGCCTGCAGGTTGCCATCGAACGGTTGTCCCGGTGGGCCTATTCGTGTGAATCCACGTTTTCTGGCAAACACGAACTCTTGTTAGCCGAAGCGGCCCGTGCTGAGGGTAATCAGCTCGAAGCGCTCGCCCGCTATGACGCTGCTATACGGGCCTCCAGCATTTATGGGCTGGCTCATGATGAAGGCTTGGTGCTGGAGCGCGCCGCGGGGTATTGCCAGGAGCATGGGCTCACCGGCATTTCGCGCGGCTGGCTACAACAGGCTCATCAAGCCTGGTCCCGCTGGGGGGCAATGGCGAAGGCTGCCGAACTGGAACGACAGAATGTTCATCTGCTCTCCAGAACAGATCTGGCTGGACAAGCCGGCCCGCGGCTCCGCGATAAAGACATCCAGTTTCTGGCGGAGACGACCAGAGCCATGTCGAGCGAGATTGTGGTGGAGCAACTGATTGAGAAACTGCTTGCCGCTACGCTGACCTATACGGGGGCCAGCTTCGGCCTGTTTGTACGCCGCAATACGCAACCCGAAGTACTCGCATCCCTGGTGCGTGATCTCTCCTCCGAAACCGGATTTAGAACCACCGCAAGCGCAACGCCTTCAACCCCCTTCTGGCACGGCATGCTCATGGAGCAACATCCCGTCGTCTTTGACGGGACGGAAGTCAAACTTCGCTTTCCCGATGAAGAATATTTCCGCACGCATGGCGCTTCGTTCATCGTCTGCATCCCCTTGATCAAGCAAGGTCGTTCACTGGGTGTGCTTTATCTGGAGCAACACGAACCTGCGAAACTGCCCACACCGGGCAAATTGGCGGTGCTTGAAATGATTGCCGCACAGGCTGCGGTTTCGATGGAAGTTGCCAGGCTTTACGCCGACGCTTCAGAGGAAAACCATCAGCGCAAACGCATCGAGTTGACGCTCAGAGAAAACGAAACTGTGCTGGCCCAGACCCAGAGAGTGGGCGGGACAGCACACTGGATCTGGCACGTGACCTCGGGGCAGGTCGACTGCTCACCCGAATTGGCCCATATGCTCAGAATTGAACAGGCCGAAGCTGTAGGTACCATTCCTCTTGAGGTCATTCTTGAGCGGCTCCATCATGACGATCGCTCTGCTGTGATACAGAATCTCAATGACGCTGCCCTGCATCAGCGCGGATTCCGTATCCAGTTTCGCAGCCTTGGTCGTGAAGACGTCCGCTATTTTCAGGCAATTGGCGAGCCGCAACTTGCGGGACCGGATACGTTGAGATTTATCGGCACCACGATTGACATCACCGAACGTGAACTGCGTGAGCAAGCATTGCAACTTGCGCGTAGCCAGCTCTCCCAAGCCACGCGTGTTTACACGTTGGGCCAATTGGCTGCATCGATTACCCATGAAGTCAATCAGCCCCTTGCCGCGATTATCGCAAACGGGTTAGCCGGTTTGCGATGGCTGCAAAGAGACACACCTGACTTTGGGGAGGTGGTTAGCGCATTGCAGCGAGTAGTTCAGGAAGGGGAACGGGCGAATCAGGTCATCGGGAGGACCCGTGGCCTGATCAAGGGCTCGCAACCCCAGCGTAGTTCGATCCATCTGGGTGAACTGCTGCAGGAAACACTGGCTCTGATGCGACGGGAAGTGCAAACCCATTCGATTTCAATCCAGCTTTCGCTGGAAGAGAACATCCCGGCCACGTTGATCGATCAGGTTCAAATCCAGCAGGTTCTCATCAACTTGCTGGCCAACGCGATTGATGTTCTTTCTACCGTGCATGATCGGCGCAGGATCATTAGTGTCTTTCTGTCCTTCATTGCGGGTGACGGCATCTTGTTGCAGATCACCGACAACGGACCGGGCGTCGCGCCTGTGAATCGGGAAAGAATCTTCACGCCGTTTTATTCGACGAAATCAGAAGGGCTGGGCATCGGGTTGTCGATGTGCCGAACCATTGTCGAAGCCCATGGCGGAACGATTGTGCTGGACGAACAAACCGAAGGCGCCACGTTCAGCGTGCGCCTTCCGCTCACCGCTGAAACCAGCGCTTAG
- a CDS encoding response regulator transcription factor: MYIPLQMSLPTAQPIMPNLERQVVYLVDDDEPFRNGLDSLLRSVGLEVASFSAPGEFLAAYNAGHPSCLVLDVRLSGASGLALQKEIAAREMDIPIIFMTGHGDVEMSVAAMKGGAFDFLPKPFREQNMLDAVNAALAKDQERLQREKGLSPLRYGYNSLTSRERQVLDLVLSGLMNKQIASKIHLSEVTVKAHRGQIMKKMGARNIADLVIKATSIGVFPTH; encoded by the coding sequence GTGTATATCCCGTTGCAGATGTCCTTGCCAACCGCTCAGCCAATCATGCCAAACCTTGAACGCCAGGTTGTTTATCTCGTAGATGACGACGAGCCCTTTCGAAACGGGCTGGACAGCCTTTTGCGGTCCGTTGGCCTTGAGGTCGCTTCGTTCTCGGCGCCAGGGGAGTTTCTCGCAGCCTACAATGCAGGCCACCCGAGCTGCCTTGTGCTGGATGTTCGGCTCAGTGGTGCCAGTGGTCTTGCTCTGCAGAAGGAAATTGCGGCCAGGGAAATGGATATTCCGATCATTTTCATGACAGGGCATGGCGATGTGGAAATGTCCGTGGCGGCAATGAAAGGTGGTGCTTTCGACTTTCTGCCCAAGCCGTTCCGTGAGCAGAACATGCTGGATGCGGTCAACGCCGCGCTCGCCAAGGATCAGGAACGCTTGCAACGCGAAAAGGGATTGTCGCCACTACGATATGGCTATAACTCACTCACCTCCCGAGAGCGGCAAGTCCTTGATCTGGTTTTGAGTGGACTGATGAACAAGCAAATCGCGTCAAAGATCCATCTCAGCGAGGTGACGGTGAAGGCTCATCGTGGTCAGATCATGAAGAAAATGGGCGCACGCAATATCGCTGATCTGGTGATCAAAGCCACCTCGATCGGTGTCTTTCCAACCCATTGA
- a CDS encoding MFS transporter, which translates to MSLPIIALALSAFAIGTTEFVIMGILPDVAHSLSVSIPSAGLLVSGYALGVAFGAPLLALLTSRMPHKLALLLLMGIFIVGNVLCATASSYQSLMVARVITSFAHGSFFGIGSVVAASLVPKDKQASAVAMMFTGLALANVLGVPLGTFIGQSHGWRVAFWAVAVAGVAAAIALALLVPDKRDGKSGGLAHELSVLKQGQVWLALLMTVLGFGGVFVVFTYITPILEEMSGFAAHAVTPILVMFGIGLAIGNWVGGKFADRGALKALIVIFAALIVIMGLFSYTMHNQVLSLITIFIWGIAAFATIPGLQMRVLSKASHAPNLASTLNIGAFNVGNAMGAWLGGLALSHGQSLDVLPWVAAAVTAGALILTIFARRLDGAEVHVEASHAEAPGKPSLGEAATRSI; encoded by the coding sequence ATGTCTCTCCCCATCATTGCCTTGGCATTAAGCGCGTTTGCCATCGGGACCACCGAGTTCGTCATCATGGGCATCTTGCCCGACGTGGCGCATTCGCTGTCCGTCTCCATCCCTTCTGCCGGCCTGCTGGTCAGCGGCTATGCCCTCGGTGTCGCGTTTGGCGCACCACTACTGGCCCTGTTGACCAGCCGCATGCCACATAAACTGGCGCTGCTGTTGCTGATGGGCATCTTCATTGTCGGCAATGTCCTTTGCGCCACTGCATCCAGCTACCAAAGCCTGATGGTCGCGCGGGTGATTACCTCATTCGCCCATGGTTCGTTCTTCGGGATCGGATCAGTGGTTGCGGCTTCGCTGGTGCCCAAGGACAAGCAAGCCAGCGCGGTTGCCATGATGTTTACCGGGCTGGCGCTTGCCAACGTGCTCGGCGTTCCACTCGGCACGTTTATTGGTCAATCACATGGATGGCGGGTGGCATTCTGGGCCGTTGCGGTTGCCGGTGTTGCTGCTGCCATCGCACTGGCTTTGCTGGTGCCCGACAAACGAGACGGCAAATCTGGCGGGCTGGCCCATGAACTCAGCGTACTCAAGCAAGGCCAGGTCTGGCTGGCCTTGTTGATGACCGTGCTTGGGTTTGGCGGCGTATTTGTGGTGTTCACCTATATCACGCCGATTCTTGAAGAGATGAGCGGGTTCGCTGCGCATGCGGTCACACCCATCCTCGTCATGTTCGGGATCGGCCTGGCGATCGGTAATTGGGTGGGCGGCAAATTTGCGGACCGTGGGGCACTCAAGGCACTGATTGTCATCTTTGCTGCCCTCATCGTGATCATGGGGCTGTTCAGCTACACGATGCACAACCAGGTGCTCTCGTTGATCACCATCTTTATCTGGGGCATTGCCGCATTCGCCACCATCCCCGGCCTGCAAATGCGTGTCCTGAGCAAAGCCAGCCACGCACCCAATCTGGCATCAACCCTGAATATCGGCGCTTTCAACGTGGGCAACGCCATGGGGGCCTGGCTGGGCGGTCTGGCCCTGTCGCACGGTCAATCGCTTGATGTTTTGCCTTGGGTTGCCGCGGCAGTCACCGCCGGTGCGCTGATCCTCACCATCTTTGCCCGCCGGCTCGACGGGGCGGAAGTACACGTGGAGGCCTCACACGCAGAGGCACCCGGCAAGCCATCACTGGGTGAGGCCGCCACCCGTTCTATCTGA
- a CDS encoding ester cyclase, producing the protein MTTKTLSITTALSALPIVAALLIASHAKAASDDLAKPGVLIVDKTLPKKQLEQQIHAARLYDTFWTTGDEAMAREALAADFMDRTLPAGRPQGVAGPLAASKGFHGAVPDVHAEITQMIVTGDRVVTHLRFTGHFTGSFNGVQGTGQPVDFIATDIYRIHDGKIAENWHLEDNLTFLQQLGVVAK; encoded by the coding sequence ATGACCACCAAAACGCTTTCGATCACTACCGCTCTGTCAGCATTGCCCATCGTTGCAGCCCTGCTGATCGCCTCGCATGCCAAAGCCGCATCGGATGATCTGGCCAAACCAGGTGTTCTGATCGTGGATAAAACGCTGCCCAAAAAGCAACTGGAGCAACAAATTCATGCGGCACGCCTGTACGACACGTTCTGGACCACCGGCGATGAAGCCATGGCGCGTGAAGCACTCGCCGCTGACTTTATGGATCGCACATTGCCGGCGGGCCGTCCGCAAGGCGTGGCAGGCCCTTTGGCCGCCTCCAAGGGCTTTCATGGCGCTGTGCCGGATGTCCACGCCGAAATCACCCAAATGATCGTGACGGGTGACCGCGTTGTAACCCACCTGCGATTCACCGGCCATTTCACCGGCAGCTTTAACGGTGTCCAGGGCACTGGCCAACCTGTCGACTTTATCGCCACGGATATCTATCGCATCCACGACGGCAAGATCGCGGAAAACTGGCATCTGGAAGACAACCTCACCTTCCTGCAGCAGTTGGGTGTTGTCGCCAAATAA
- a CDS encoding response regulator — MDDDEAVRVALSSFIRSSGWAVETFDSAAALLAFSARHEIALLIADIRMPGMSGIEMFDQLVKTGKQPPTLFVSSYCTPEHQRRVGQLKVLGLMQKPFSLSTLSELIVKTLGDPPAAA; from the coding sequence GTGGACGACGACGAAGCTGTCCGCGTTGCACTGTCCAGTTTTATTCGTTCATCCGGCTGGGCCGTTGAGACCTTCGATAGCGCAGCAGCCTTGCTTGCTTTCTCGGCGCGTCACGAGATTGCACTGCTCATTGCCGATATCCGGATGCCGGGCATGTCAGGGATCGAGATGTTTGACCAGTTGGTCAAGACCGGGAAACAACCACCGACATTGTTCGTTTCCTCTTACTGCACACCCGAGCATCAACGCCGGGTGGGCCAGTTGAAGGTTCTTGGCCTGATGCAAAAGCCGTTCAGTCTCAGCACTTTGTCTGAGCTGATCGTAAAAACATTGGGCGATCCGCCTGCTGCGGCCTAA
- a CDS encoding SDR family oxidoreductase — MNHDFRSNNMLFKDQRVLVVGGSSGIGAATAASFAQHGAHVYIASRNKAKLDHVASQIVGKVETVVLDITHDEQVSHVLRELGEFDHVVVSAAQTATGPVHGLELEDAYSAMNSKFWGAYRVARAVHIREAGSLTLVSGFLSVRPSKSSVLQGAINAALESLGRGLALELSPIRVNVVSPGLIATELWANLDASARERMYESVAARLPAKRVGAPEDIANAVIYLASTRYATGSTVLVDGGGAIA, encoded by the coding sequence ATGAATCACGACTTCAGGAGCAACAACATGCTTTTCAAAGATCAACGTGTATTGGTTGTCGGTGGCAGCTCGGGGATTGGCGCTGCAACCGCTGCGAGCTTTGCGCAACACGGCGCTCACGTCTATATCGCATCGCGCAACAAGGCCAAGCTTGATCATGTCGCCAGTCAGATTGTCGGGAAGGTTGAAACCGTCGTTCTGGACATCACCCATGATGAACAAGTCAGTCACGTGCTGCGTGAACTGGGCGAATTTGATCATGTGGTGGTTTCAGCAGCCCAGACAGCGACCGGCCCGGTTCATGGTCTTGAACTTGAGGATGCGTACAGCGCCATGAACAGCAAGTTCTGGGGTGCCTATCGCGTGGCACGCGCAGTTCACATTCGCGAAGCGGGTTCACTGACACTGGTGTCCGGCTTTTTGTCGGTGCGCCCCAGCAAGTCTTCTGTCCTTCAAGGTGCGATCAATGCTGCGCTCGAATCGTTGGGGCGTGGTCTCGCGCTGGAGTTGTCACCGATTCGGGTCAACGTGGTTTCTCCAGGATTGATCGCGACCGAACTGTGGGCAAATCTGGACGCGTCGGCACGCGAGCGGATGTACGAAAGCGTGGCCGCCCGCCTGCCGGCAAAACGGGTCGGCGCGCCAGAGGATATTGCCAACGCCGTCATTTACCTTGCCTCAACCCGTTATGCGACGGGCTCGACGGTACTGGTCGACGGCGGTGGCGCGATTGCGTAA
- a CDS encoding alpha/beta fold hydrolase: MKLKLLTIALCLYAAASLPAFAQDAPVYGGELQGFNYPAPVQQFGFTSQGVPLRMAYMDVKPATPNGRTVVLLHGKNFCAATWEGSIKALTAAGYRVIAPDQIGFCKSSKPEHYQYSFQQLANNTHALLASLGIDRVTLLGHSTGGMLAIRYALMYPDGVEQLALANPIGLEDWKAKGVPTITVDQWYARELKTSAEGIRNYEQNTYYAGQWRAAYEPWVQMLAGMYRGPDRERVAWNSALLYDMIYTQPVVYELEQLRMPTLLLIGQKDTTAIGKDLAAPAIRATLGRYPELGKAAARQIPHATLVEFADLGHAPQMQDPEAFHKALLAGLAALPAAATR; the protein is encoded by the coding sequence ATGAAACTCAAGCTACTGACCATTGCTCTTTGCCTGTACGCCGCGGCGAGCTTGCCGGCATTTGCACAAGACGCTCCGGTCTACGGGGGAGAGCTTCAGGGTTTTAACTATCCGGCGCCGGTGCAGCAGTTCGGGTTTACCTCTCAGGGCGTGCCATTGCGCATGGCCTATATGGACGTAAAACCGGCCACGCCCAATGGCCGCACCGTGGTGCTACTGCACGGCAAAAACTTCTGTGCTGCAACTTGGGAAGGCAGCATCAAGGCGCTGACCGCGGCGGGTTATCGGGTGATTGCGCCGGACCAGATCGGGTTCTGTAAATCCAGCAAGCCTGAGCACTATCAGTATTCTTTCCAGCAACTGGCCAACAATACCCATGCCCTGCTGGCCTCGCTGGGCATTGACCGGGTTACCCTGCTGGGCCACTCCACCGGCGGCATGCTGGCCATCCGCTACGCATTAATGTACCCGGACGGGGTAGAGCAATTGGCACTGGCCAATCCGATCGGGCTGGAGGACTGGAAAGCGAAGGGCGTTCCCACCATCACCGTGGACCAGTGGTACGCGCGCGAACTCAAAACCTCCGCAGAAGGTATTCGTAATTACGAGCAGAACACGTACTATGCGGGTCAATGGCGGGCCGCCTACGAGCCGTGGGTGCAGATGCTTGCCGGCATGTACCGTGGCCCGGATCGTGAACGGGTGGCCTGGAACTCGGCCCTGCTGTACGACATGATCTACACCCAGCCCGTAGTTTATGAACTGGAGCAGCTGCGTATGCCCACCTTGTTGCTGATTGGCCAGAAAGACACCACTGCCATCGGCAAAGACCTGGCCGCACCAGCCATCCGCGCCACGCTGGGCCGTTACCCGGAGTTGGGTAAAGCAGCCGCCCGGCAGATTCCACATGCCACGCTGGTCGAATTTGCAGACCTGGGGCATGCACCACAAATGCAAGACCCGGAAGCCTTTCACAAGGCACTATTGGCCGGTCTGGCGGCACTCCCAGCTGCGGCGACTCGTTAA